The following proteins are co-located in the Haemorhous mexicanus isolate bHaeMex1 chromosome 30, bHaeMex1.pri, whole genome shotgun sequence genome:
- the PDLIM2 gene encoding PDZ and LIM domain protein 2: protein MPVTVTVTLPGPAPWGFRISGGRDFGKPITVSKVTEHGKAATGDLRPGDVIVTINGESTAEMLNVEAQNKIKKSPGQLRLEVERSPVPSPSHTNGDTSLERLATRFQDMLQMPSDSQSALRTLDPSLASLTHPPGSASSQEQEFTCPGLRQERPPSRQSSSQGPVLPPPHRPPSPELGAPQTPWAAPRERRLSSPSASTCHSQGSEPTMRRLEEDSEVYKMLQENRELRTAPRQSSTFRLLQEALEDEEGGGPAAPFPSRLSAGARKPVAGVQKLHVCEKCGSSIATQAVRIQDGRYRHPSCYTCADCGLSLKMRGHFWVGDELFCEKHARLRYQGPPGGPVPRPVSPRS, encoded by the exons ATGCCGGTGacggtgacagtgacactgcccggcccggccccgtgGGGCTTCCGCATCTCCGGGGGAAGAGATTTCGGGAAGCCCATCACCGTCTCCAAG GTGACGGAGCACGGGAAGGCGGCCACGGGTGACCTCCGGCCGGGGGATGTCATTGTCACCATCAATGGGGAGAGCACGGCTGAGATGCTCAACGTGGAGGCGCAGAACAAAATCAAGAAGAGCCCGGGGCAGCTCCGGCTGGAGGTGGAGAG GTCCCCGGTGCCATCTCCCAGCCACACCAACGGGGACACCTCGCTGGAGAGGTTGGCCACGCGTTTCCAG gacaTGCTGCAGATGCCGAGTGACAGCCAAAGTGCCCTGAGGACCCTCGACCCCAGCCTGGCATCCCTCACCCACccacctggcagtgccag ctcacagGAGCAGGAGTTCACCTGTCCCGGCCTCcgccag GAGCGACCCCCGAGCcgccagagcagctcccagggacccGTCCTGCCTCCCCCCCACCGGCCACCCTCACCGGAGCTCGgagctccccaaaccccctgggcagcccccagggagAGGCGCCTCTCCTCCCCTTCTGCCAGCACCTGCCACAG ccagggctcGGAGCCGACCATGAGGCGCTTGGAGGAGGACTCGGAGGTCTACAAGATGCTGCAGGAGAACCGGGAGCTGCGGACGGCCCCGCGGCAATCCAGCACCTTCCGCCTGCTCCAGGAGGCGctggaggatgaggaaggag GAGGTCCCGcagcccccttccccagccgGCTCTCGGCCGGGGCCCGCAAGCCCGTGGCCGGGGTGCAGAAGCTGCACGTCTGTGAGAAGTGCGGGAGCAGCATCGc GACACAAGCGGTGCGGATCCAGGACGGGCGCTACCGGCACCCGTCCTGCTACACCTGCGCCGACTGCGGCCTCAGCCTGAAGATGCGCGGCCACTTCTGGGTGGGGGACGAGCTGTTCTGCGAGAAACACGCCCGCCTGCGCTACCAGGGACCCCCGGGGGGGCCCGTGCCCCGGCCCGTGTCCCCCCGCTCCTGA